The genomic DNA TTTAAACTGACCCCACAACGCGAAGCAACCTTGCTCGTCCTCTTAGAGAACGAAAAAGAACACTTGTCAGCAGAAGAAGTTTTCTTTCTAGTCAAAAAGAAAAACTCTGAGATTGGTTTGGCCACCGTTTATCGGACGTTGGAGATTCTAACGGATCTAAAAGTCATCGACAAAGTCAGCTTCAATGATGGTGTGGCTCGGTATGATCTGCGAAAAGAAGGAGCCAAACATTTTCATCATCATCTCCTGTGCTTAGATTGTGGAACGATCGAGGAAGTCGAAGAAGATCTGCTAAGTGAAGTTGAACAAGTGATCGAACAGCGTTACCACTTTTTTGTCAAAGATCATCGTTTGACCT from Enterococcus mundtii includes the following:
- a CDS encoding Fur family transcriptional regulator produces the protein MGMNTMSVMKKTKQQLHESGFKLTPQREATLLVLLENEKEHLSAEEVFFLVKKKNSEIGLATVYRTLEILTDLKVIDKVSFNDGVARYDLRKEGAKHFHHHLLCLDCGTIEEVEEDLLSEVEQVIEQRYHFFVKDHRLTFHGICQECYNKKKERKTV